The region CCGCTTCCTGCTCCCCGTACGCCGGGCGCTGCGCCATCGCCTCCGCGTCGCCGAGGTCCGCCGGGAGGCACCAGGGGTGGTCTCGGTCCATCTCACCGGCCGGCATCTGACCGAACTGGGCGCCGAGTCCGGCCAGTTCTTCCGCTGGCGTTTTGTGACACCGGGGCTGTGGTGGACCGCCAACCCGTACTCGCTCTCCGCGCCTCCGCTCCCTGGCCACCTGCGCATCACGGTGAAGGAAGCCGGCAAACACAGCGCGGCCCTGGCACTCCTGCGACCCGGGACCCGGGTATGGGCCGAAGGGCCCTACGGTTCCTTCACCGCCGGGCGGCGCAGAGCGGACAAGGTGCTGCTGCTCGCGGGAGGCGTCGGCATCACCCCCCTGCGTGCCCTGTTCGAGACCCTCCCCGGCGAGGTCACGCTCCTCTACCGGGCACGGCGGCCCGAGGGCCTCGCGCTCCGCTCCGAACTCGACGCCATCGCCGCGGCCCGCGGGGCGCGCGTGCACTACGTCGTCACCGAACCGGCCGGCGGATCCTCCCCGTTGACGGCCCGCGCCTTGCTCCGCCTGATACCCGACCTGGCCGCGCACGAGGTGTACCTGTGCGGCCCGCCCGGCATGACCGAAGCCGCCCGGCGGGCCCTGCGGAGCGCCGGGATACCGCGCCGTCACATCCACCACGAGTCATTCGAGTTCTGAGGAGCCCCGCGTGCGCCGAGCCGTACTCACCGCCGCGTCGACCAGCGCCCTGGTCGTCCTGCTGCTCACCCTCAAGCCCCATCACGACACCGGCCCAGCCGGCGGGGAACCGCCGACAGATGCCGCCGCCTCGACACCAGCAACAACAGGCGCTGCACATCGCAACACCAGTCACGCCAACGGCACGTACACCGGTGCGCCGATCACCACCCGGTACGGCACCGTCCAGGTCGCCATCACCGTCAAAGCCGGACAGCTGACGGCCGTCAAGGTGCTCCAGGCGCCTTCCGAGAACGGCCGTGACCGCGAGATCGCCGGCTTCGCCCTACCGCGCCTGACGCAAGAGGCCCTGCACGCCCACAGCGCGCGCATCGATGCGGTGTCCGGGGCCAGCTACACCAGCGCGGGCTACGCCCGCTCCCTCCAGAGCGCATTGGACAAGGCCGGTGCCTGATCCCCAGCGCGGCGTTCGTCATGTCGAGCATGCGATGGGCACCGTGTTCTCCTTCGACATCCGCGACGCACCCACTGCCGCCATCGAATCCGCCCTGGATGCCGCCGTCGCCTGGCTCCACCGCGTCGACGAGGTCTTCTCCACCTACCGATCCGACAGCGCCATCAGCCGGCTTGCGCGCGGCGCCATCGGACTCGACGACTGCCCGCCCGAGGTACATGAGGTGCTCGCCCTCTGTGTGCAGATCCGCCGCGCGACCAACGGCTGGTTCAGCCACACGCCGGACGGCAGACTCGACCCCTCCGGCCTGGTCAAGGGGTGGGCCGTGGAACGCGCCTGGCAGATCCTGCAGGAGGCCGGAGCACACAACACGTGTGTGAACGGCGGCGGTGACATCCAGCTCAGCGGAGAGTCCGTCCCCGGTGTCCCCTGGCGCGTCGGTATCGCCCATCCCCTGCGCCCCGGCGAGCTGTGCACCATCGTCACCGGCCACGACCTGGCCATCGCCACCTCCGGCACCGCCGAACGCGGCGCCCACATCCTCAGCCCCCACCGCGGCGCGCCAGCCGACGGGCCCGCCTCCCTTACGGTGGTCGGTCGCAGTTTGACCCTGACCGACGCCTACGCGACAGCGGCCTTCGCCATGGGCGGGAGGGCACGAAGCTGGCTGGACCACCTCTACGGCTTCGAGGGCTTTGCCATGATGCGGGACGGCCGGTCGTGGCAAACACGGGGATTCCCGGGACGAGGCGACCTTCAGGTGGTGGGTGGAACGGTCGGCTGAGAACCCAGCTGTCTGCCGGCCCACCGCACGTGCGATGGCTCAAAGCAAACGTCCTCGGGCCCTATACCTCACAGCGCTGAAAGCGCACAGCCGTCCCTCCCAGCTGGGGTGGTCCGCATGCGACCCTCCCGGACACCGCTGGTCAGCTGCGGGATGCCACGGGAAGCTCACATCGGACGACCACGCAGGGGTCCTGGGGCGGGGCAGTGGAGCAGGAACGAACGGCCAGGGGCGATCCGCACATCGAG is a window of Streptomyces caniferus DNA encoding:
- a CDS encoding FMN-binding protein, encoding MRRAVLTAASTSALVVLLLTLKPHHDTGPAGGEPPTDAAASTPATTGAAHRNTSHANGTYTGAPITTRYGTVQVAITVKAGQLTAVKVLQAPSENGRDREIAGFALPRLTQEALHAHSARIDAVSGASYTSAGYARSLQSALDKAGA
- a CDS encoding ferredoxin reductase family protein; translated protein: MTALSHPRRGAARSLRPRRPASFVPFAAQAAVWAGAAGVLGLWWAGTASVVSPADWLTGAGRITGLLAGYGCAVLVALMARVPLLDHRVGTDRLARWHAMGGRYTLSLVLAHTLLVIWGYALASHSGVVHQTATLVLDYPDMLKATAAFLLLMATAVVSARAARRRMSYETWHYLHFATYLALFLAFGHQLSNGADFVGNRPAQLAWYALYLAVAALIAWYRFLLPVRRALRHRLRVAEVRREAPGVVSVHLTGRHLTELGAESGQFFRWRFVTPGLWWTANPYSLSAPPLPGHLRITVKEAGKHSAALALLRPGTRVWAEGPYGSFTAGRRRADKVLLLAGGVGITPLRALFETLPGEVTLLYRARRPEGLALRSELDAIAAARGARVHYVVTEPAGGSSPLTARALLRLIPDLAAHEVYLCGPPGMTEAARRALRSAGIPRRHIHHESFEF
- a CDS encoding FAD:protein FMN transferase, which gives rise to MGTVFSFDIRDAPTAAIESALDAAVAWLHRVDEVFSTYRSDSAISRLARGAIGLDDCPPEVHEVLALCVQIRRATNGWFSHTPDGRLDPSGLVKGWAVERAWQILQEAGAHNTCVNGGGDIQLSGESVPGVPWRVGIAHPLRPGELCTIVTGHDLAIATSGTAERGAHILSPHRGAPADGPASLTVVGRSLTLTDAYATAAFAMGGRARSWLDHLYGFEGFAMMRDGRSWQTRGFPGRGDLQVVGGTVG